The sequence GGTGGATATAGCCGAAGTGTCTCGCACACAACTGCATGCAGATAAACTAGTTTGCTCAGCTCTTCAACATTAAAAAGCCTCCACTTTTCACCTGTATTTTCCCCTAAATGCTCTCTGATCTCCTCCAAAATCTTTTGCTCTACGAATGGGTGTGCTGCAACCAGCCAAAAGAGCCAGACAAGACCAGCACCGACAGTATCTCTCCCGGCTAACAGAAGATTAAATGTCATGTCTCTCAcaaatttgtttgattttgtaAAGACGCCATCTTCTCCTCCATCTTCCACCAAAAAGTATGTTAACAGGTCGAAGTTTTCACTTTCCACTGTATTTTTCCTTTGGTCTAATTGCTCTCTCTTTCTTGCAAGGCATTGCTCCACAAAAAAATCAAAGGTTTCCCAAGCTTTTCTCATCGTCCTCTCTTGCCCAATTTGAAGCCACCTTTGCAACTTCCATATGCTTATTGGCACAATGTATCGGTAAAATATTACCTCCTCGATACAATCAAAAGCCTTCTCAAAAGGAACATTAGGGAATTCGACGGAAAGACATTCTGGATCGAAGCTTAAAACCAACATGCATATACTATCAAAAGTGAATCGCTGAAACACGTCCTGAATGTCTACCTCACATCCTAGTTTTGAGGCGTTATCCAAAACTGAGAACAGGCCTTTTGAAACCTTAAGCTTCATAGTTCTCTCCACAGCCATTTGAAAACTAGGTTGTTTGAGTAAAAAGTGAATTGTTCTCCTCTGAAATCTCCAACTGTCCGAGTCAGCGTTGAAAATCCCATCTCCAAGAACTTCGAGAATCTGTTTGAAATCAGCTCCTTTCACGTAGTTAGCAAAGTTCTTGCTCAGAGTGTGGTGAACGATCATAGGATCAGCAGTAACAAGAAAGTTCATCCCACTAAACCAAGGTCCTTTGAACAGAAATGTGCCCTCACTTTGTAGTAGACGAGATGTGAGGAAATCGTGGGCGTGATATAAATTGCTGAAAAGCCCTGGAATCATCCCAACAACAGGCCAATTTATAAGAGAGCTTCTGTCTCGCCACCAAGACCAAAGAAAAGCGGTGGAGAGGAACACTATTAGCAACCCTAGTAATAGTATGGCCATTGAAACTATACTGTGATACTGCGACACTCCCTTTCAGCCTCTATGTGCCACTCACTGTTTGGTGGATTACTGCAAGTCGCCAAGCAAGACTTTGAACTTGAGCTTGACTGCAAGTCTGCAATATTGATTGTCGTCCACAATTTGTGGCCACACAGTTTTAGAAACCATATCTAACTTAAAAACTAATCAAACTAAGTGGCAGAAGATACCGTAAGAAGTGAACATCGATTTTGTCTTTAGTACACTGATCCCTTACTACTGTAAGAGCAAAAGTGAATATATGCCA comes from Ricinus communis isolate WT05 ecotype wild-type chromosome 5, ASM1957865v1, whole genome shotgun sequence and encodes:
- the LOC8265070 gene encoding alkane hydroxylase MAH1; its protein translation is MAILLLGLLIVFLSTAFLWSWWRDRSSLINWPVVGMIPGLFSNLYHAHDFLTSRLLQSEGTFLFKGPWFSGMNFLVTADPMIVHHTLSKNFANYVKGADFKQILEVLGDGIFNADSDSWRFQRRTIHFLLKQPSFQMAVERTMKLKVSKGLFSVLDNASKLGCEVDIQDVFQRFTFDSICMLVLSFDPECLSVEFPNVPFEKAFDCIEEVIFYRYIVPISIWKLQRWLQIGQERTMRKAWETFDFFVEQCLARKREQLDQRKNTVESENFDLLTYFLVEDGGEDGVFTKSNKFVRDMTFNLLLAGRDTVGAGLVWLFWLVAAHPFVEQKILEEIREHLGENTGEKWRLFNVEELSKLVYLHAVVCETLRLYPPVPFEVKVPVESDILPGGHHVNRDIKILYSLYSMGRMEDIWGKDCLKFRPERWISEAGKIKQVPSYKFTAFNAGPRTCLGKELGFVEMKLVASAIIWNYSIKVVEDHPVSPSLSLILYMKDGLKVRVAKRNAT